From a single Roseibium algicola genomic region:
- a CDS encoding DoxX family protein — protein sequence MSNGTTMLWAGRILTGLFALFMLGASIAPKLLHLPVAEDTLAELGWPAGYAFPIGLIELACLVLYLIPRTSVLGAILMMGLLGGAMATQIRAGSPLFSHVLFSLYLGLFMWGGLWLRAPDLRRLFPLRGWT from the coding sequence ATGAGTAACGGCACCACCATGCTTTGGGCAGGTCGCATTCTGACGGGCCTGTTCGCCCTGTTCATGCTGGGCGCTTCCATTGCGCCGAAGCTGCTCCATCTGCCGGTTGCCGAAGACACGCTGGCCGAGCTTGGCTGGCCTGCGGGGTACGCATTTCCGATTGGCTTGATCGAACTGGCCTGCCTTGTTCTTTACCTCATTCCGCGCACCAGCGTGTTAGGAGCAATCTTGATGATGGGCTTGCTCGGCGGTGCCATGGCAACCCAGATCCGGGCCGGGTCCCCCCTGTTCAGCCATGTGCTGTTCAGTCTTTATCTGGGCCTGTTCATGTGGGGTGGCCTGTGGTTACGCGCTCCGGACCTGCGCAGGCTGTTCCCGTTGCGGGGATGGACTTGA
- a CDS encoding SRPBCC family protein gives MSEQQHALELILDLDAPREKLWRCWTEPKLLEKWFCPKPWYVTDARIDLQPGGEFSCRMHGPNGEEFPNTGVFLEVVPNERLVTTDAFHPGWKPTGRPFMVAEVTFEDLGGGRTRYHAQALHWTKEAREEHERMGFHEGWGKAAEQLEELAKSI, from the coding sequence ATGTCAGAACAACAGCATGCACTCGAACTGATCCTTGACCTGGATGCTCCACGAGAAAAACTCTGGCGTTGCTGGACGGAGCCGAAACTGCTTGAAAAGTGGTTCTGTCCCAAGCCCTGGTATGTCACCGATGCCCGTATCGATCTGCAGCCCGGCGGCGAGTTTTCCTGTCGCATGCATGGTCCAAACGGCGAGGAATTCCCAAATACCGGTGTCTTTCTGGAAGTCGTTCCAAACGAACGTCTGGTCACCACCGACGCATTCCATCCCGGCTGGAAACCAACCGGCCGCCCCTTCATGGTGGCTGAGGTAACCTTTGAAGATCTGGGTGGTGGCAGGACCCGTTACCACGCTCAGGCTCTTCATTGGACGAAGGAAGCCAGGGAGGAACACGAACGGATGGGGTTTCACGAAGGCTGGGGCAAGGCTGCCGAGCAGCTTGAAGAACTTGCCAAGTCTATCTGA
- a CDS encoding RNA polymerase sigma factor: protein MAALLRYFRDLDLAEEAFQEACLRALKNWPDNGPPRNVEGWLITVGRNLALDVLKREARTSGLPPEDVLSNVEDAEPDLVERLDTADYRDDILRLLFICCHPDLPATQQIALALRIVSGIPVGDIARAFLVGEHAMRQRITRAKATIADAGVPFETPDQAERENRLAAVSAMIYLVFSEGYSDPDPAGERSGLCHEGIRLARLLLRMFPSDPELMGLLALMLLQHSRQETRVDANGLLVLLEDQDRSRWNRPMIAEALVLIDKAMLRRGPGPYQIQAAIAALHARAATPEDTDWKEIEQLYAALERRSPSPVVTLNRAVAVSKTEGAAAALQMIEPLAVKLRGYFYYHGARGALLKQLGRTSEARCAFDQAISLAGTVAEAAHIRQQLDQMTGLEKN from the coding sequence ATGGCCGCATTGCTCCGGTATTTTCGTGATCTGGATCTGGCCGAAGAAGCCTTTCAGGAAGCCTGCCTGCGCGCCTTGAAAAACTGGCCGGACAACGGACCGCCGCGAAACGTGGAAGGATGGCTGATCACCGTCGGCCGCAATCTGGCGCTGGACGTGCTGAAACGCGAGGCAAGGACCTCCGGTCTGCCCCCCGAAGACGTTCTGTCGAACGTGGAGGATGCCGAACCGGACCTGGTTGAACGGCTCGATACGGCAGACTACCGTGATGACATCCTGCGCCTTCTGTTTATCTGCTGTCATCCGGATCTGCCGGCTACCCAACAGATCGCGCTTGCATTGCGCATCGTATCCGGCATTCCGGTAGGTGACATCGCCCGGGCATTTCTGGTCGGCGAACACGCGATGCGGCAGCGGATCACCCGTGCAAAGGCGACGATAGCCGACGCTGGCGTGCCGTTCGAGACACCGGATCAGGCAGAGCGGGAAAACCGTCTGGCGGCTGTATCCGCGATGATTTATCTCGTCTTTAGCGAAGGCTACAGCGACCCTGATCCGGCTGGCGAGCGCTCGGGGCTGTGCCACGAGGGTATTCGGCTGGCCAGGCTGCTGCTGCGGATGTTCCCCTCCGACCCGGAACTCATGGGACTGCTTGCGCTCATGCTGTTGCAGCATTCCCGTCAAGAGACGCGAGTTGACGCAAACGGCCTGTTGGTCCTCCTGGAAGATCAGGACAGATCACGATGGAACCGGCCCATGATAGCCGAAGCCCTTGTCCTCATAGACAAGGCGATGCTCCGCCGCGGACCGGGGCCCTATCAGATACAGGCTGCAATTGCTGCTCTGCATGCGCGTGCCGCGACACCGGAAGACACCGACTGGAAAGAGATCGAACAGCTTTACGCCGCACTCGAGCGTCGCTCGCCATCTCCCGTTGTCACACTCAACCGTGCCGTTGCGGTGTCGAAAACGGAAGGGGCCGCAGCTGCGTTGCAGATGATCGAACCGCTCGCAGTCAAACTTCGCGGATATTTCTATTATCATGGCGCGCGTGGGGCGCTGCTCAAGCAATTGGGGCGGACAAGCGAGGCACGCTGCGCATTTGATCAGGCCATTTCACTTGCCGGGACGGTCGCGGAAGCCGCTCATATTCGCCAACAGCTCGACCAGATGACAGGCCTTGAAAAAAACTGA
- a CDS encoding YciI family protein — MLYMLLCYNDEEVTSAWSDEEDAAVMKRLQVVHEKWADQYELAARLMPTKTASTLHKKENLVTDGPYAETKEQLLGFYLVEVEDQQQALDFARDLTEANPGGAYELRPVKSFHPGTTTDTDNATA, encoded by the coding sequence ATGTTGTACATGCTGCTTTGCTATAATGATGAAGAGGTCACCTCCGCGTGGAGTGACGAGGAAGACGCTGCTGTCATGAAACGGCTGCAGGTCGTCCACGAGAAGTGGGCTGATCAGTATGAGCTGGCTGCCCGCCTCATGCCCACCAAAACGGCCTCTACCCTCCACAAGAAGGAAAATCTCGTTACCGATGGCCCCTATGCGGAGACCAAGGAACAGCTGCTCGGCTTTTATCTGGTTGAGGTTGAGGATCAGCAGCAGGCCCTGGACTTTGCCAGAGACCTTACCGAAGCCAACCCCGGTGGAGCCTATGAACTGAGGCCGGTCAAGAGCTTCCACCCGGGAACCACGACTGACACCGACAATGCAACCGCCTGA
- a CDS encoding MarR family winged helix-turn-helix transcriptional regulator: MSKNDTDHVERRRRQWELELPEVDTRGMAILGRARVITHLARPGIEAIFSRHGLDSREFDVLSTLLRSGSPYQLRPTELFNSLMLTSGGLTGILARLERAGLIERPKDLADGRSSPVRLSKKGMDLIRSAFKEDMAHEARLIDCLTDEEQRTLSALLGKLTKALEGSEGGRKI; the protein is encoded by the coding sequence ATGAGCAAAAACGATACGGATCACGTTGAACGCCGACGCCGGCAATGGGAGCTGGAGTTGCCGGAGGTTGATACACGCGGCATGGCAATCCTTGGCCGCGCGCGGGTGATCACCCATTTGGCCCGGCCGGGCATCGAGGCCATTTTCTCTAGACACGGCCTCGATAGCCGGGAATTCGACGTGCTGTCGACGCTGCTGCGCTCCGGATCACCTTACCAGCTTCGCCCCACGGAACTGTTCAATTCCCTGATGCTCACCTCAGGAGGGCTAACCGGCATTCTGGCACGCCTGGAAAGGGCCGGATTGATCGAAAGGCCAAAGGACCTTGCAGACGGCCGGAGCTCGCCCGTCCGCTTATCCAAGAAGGGGATGGACCTCATCCGGTCCGCTTTCAAGGAAGACATGGCTCACGAAGCCCGATTGATCGACTGCCTTACAGATGAGGAACAGCGCACGCTTTCGGCATTGTTGGGGAAGTTGACGAAGGCTCTGGAAGGATCGGAAGGCGGTCGCAAGATCTGA
- a CDS encoding DUF4287 domain-containing protein — protein sequence MAEKDQVAKVKGPASYFPSIEKKYGKPIGDWQALVRAQAGKKHMEIVDFLKTEHGLGHGHANAIVAATLAEDKS from the coding sequence GTGGCTGAAAAAGATCAGGTCGCCAAGGTGAAGGGGCCTGCGTCGTACTTTCCGTCTATCGAAAAGAAATACGGCAAGCCTATCGGCGATTGGCAAGCTCTCGTGCGCGCCCAGGCCGGAAAGAAGCACATGGAAATTGTCGACTTTCTGAAAACAGAACACGGGCTTGGGCACGGACATGCAAATGCAATCGTCGCGGCCACGCTCGCTGAAGATAAAAGCTGA
- a CDS encoding response regulator transcription factor, protein MSKHLRYLFFIGPRDKLPKPLENALVRELPGLVVQVSTDWDVLVEKAEQEGILPSLILVDEAFGATNADLLQVFQDTYPNAVLCLTFNGEYTSRLHIRKCLKTGIINNVIPMNLRLDLWLYAIQIMLHGGSYMPPDLVELLETDRSMQLEKARKATAASGVSGVHIVNSLTPREREVLELIARGQQNKHIAANLSLSEHTIKLHIHHIISKMGVSNRTEAAAAYLQIHRSAGGNG, encoded by the coding sequence ATGTCCAAGCATTTGCGTTACTTATTTTTTATAGGTCCCAGGGACAAATTGCCGAAACCCTTGGAAAATGCATTGGTTCGGGAGCTGCCGGGTCTCGTTGTGCAGGTTTCAACTGACTGGGATGTGCTGGTTGAAAAGGCCGAACAGGAAGGGATTTTGCCTTCTCTGATCCTGGTTGATGAAGCCTTTGGCGCCACGAATGCTGATTTGTTGCAAGTGTTCCAGGACACGTATCCCAATGCCGTGCTGTGTCTAACCTTTAACGGTGAGTACACGTCCAGGCTGCACATTCGAAAATGTCTGAAAACCGGTATCATCAATAACGTCATACCCATGAACCTCCGGCTGGATCTTTGGCTCTATGCGATCCAGATCATGCTGCATGGTGGCTCCTACATGCCGCCGGATCTTGTCGAACTTCTCGAGACCGACAGGAGCATGCAGCTGGAAAAGGCGCGCAAGGCGACTGCTGCCAGCGGCGTGTCCGGGGTGCACATCGTAAATTCGCTGACACCCCGAGAGCGGGAAGTGCTGGAGTTGATCGCACGAGGGCAGCAAAACAAGCATATTGCTGCAAATCTCTCGCTGTCGGAGCACACGATCAAACTTCACATTCACCACATCATTTCGAAGATGGGCGTATCAAACAGGACTGAAGCAGCCGCCGCATATCTTCAGATACATCGATCCGCCGGCGGTAACGGTTAG